One region of Sphingomonas abietis genomic DNA includes:
- a CDS encoding OmpP1/FadL family transporter produces the protein MKVNRIARKGALLASATLVATMVVAQAHAAAFYIQEQSTKAVGRAFSGEVSEMGAQQMWWNPASIGGISGFQSYQGFTAIIPRADASNLGSTITRPGVNLSGVTGIPGLPSIPGTTSAVGGAQNQHDMVNKGYLPNGGFAFPIGDHLDFGFTATSPYSFTSNYASDSWARYAADKTRLRTFDFQPVLAYHTGGLSIGAGPNIEYVRATFANYLPDPLPNLAGIPVVGPTLSGLLNTGDGHQYLKGDGWDVGWSAGFQYHNDQVDLGVAYKSAIKHKLKGHLIVDGLGGLLALGGANQEVEGAHAQFTTPWQVNFGGRYHVTRQLTLNGQITRFGWSKFDAIELSNLGATADQALGQNYHNTFSYAAGFDYAVTPKWTVRGGVQRDLSPISKGNRDPRVPDGSRWNFAAGSSYAINSHFTMDAAASYDKIKSVHIDKTEAAYVGTPFETIIQNDGYLHNASALVFSLGGSVAF, from the coding sequence ATGAAAGTCAACCGGATCGCCCGCAAGGGCGCGCTTCTCGCATCGGCCACGCTCGTGGCGACCATGGTGGTGGCCCAGGCCCACGCCGCCGCCTTCTACATCCAGGAACAGTCGACCAAGGCGGTCGGCCGCGCCTTCTCGGGCGAAGTGTCCGAAATGGGCGCCCAGCAGATGTGGTGGAACCCCGCCTCGATCGGCGGGATCAGCGGCTTCCAGAGCTACCAGGGCTTCACCGCCATCATCCCGCGCGCCGACGCGAGCAACCTCGGCTCCACCATCACCCGGCCCGGCGTCAATCTCTCGGGCGTGACCGGCATTCCCGGCCTGCCCTCGATCCCCGGCACCACCTCGGCGGTCGGCGGCGCGCAGAACCAGCACGACATGGTCAACAAGGGCTATCTGCCCAATGGCGGCTTCGCCTTCCCGATCGGCGACCATCTCGATTTCGGCTTCACCGCAACCTCGCCCTACAGCTTCACCAGCAACTATGCGTCGGACAGCTGGGCGCGCTATGCGGCGGACAAGACCCGCCTGCGCACCTTCGATTTCCAGCCGGTGCTGGCCTATCACACCGGCGGCCTGAGCATCGGCGCCGGCCCCAACATCGAATATGTCCGCGCCACCTTCGCCAATTACCTGCCCGATCCGCTGCCCAACCTCGCCGGCATCCCGGTGGTCGGGCCGACGCTCTCGGGCCTGCTCAACACCGGCGACGGCCACCAATATCTCAAGGGCGACGGCTGGGATGTGGGCTGGAGCGCGGGCTTCCAATATCATAACGACCAGGTCGATCTCGGCGTCGCCTACAAGTCGGCGATCAAGCACAAGCTGAAGGGCCATCTGATCGTCGACGGGCTGGGCGGCCTGCTCGCGCTCGGCGGCGCCAATCAGGAGGTCGAAGGCGCCCACGCGCAGTTCACCACGCCCTGGCAGGTCAATTTCGGCGGCCGCTACCACGTCACCCGCCAGCTGACCCTCAACGGCCAGATCACCCGCTTCGGCTGGAGCAAGTTCGACGCGATCGAGCTTTCCAACCTCGGCGCCACCGCCGATCAGGCGCTCGGGCAGAATTACCACAACACCTTCTCCTACGCCGCGGGCTTCGATTATGCGGTGACCCCCAAGTGGACGGTGCGGGGCGGCGTGCAGCGCGACCTCTCGCCGATCAGCAAGGGCAATCGCGATCCGCGCGTGCCGGACGGCAGCCGCTGGAACTTCGCGGCCGGCAGCAGCTATGCGATCAACAGCCATTTCACGATGGATGCCGCCGCCAGCTACGACAAGATCAAGAGCGTCCATATCGACAAGACCGAGGCCGCCTATGTCGGCACCCCGTTCGAGACGATCATCCAGAATGACGGCTATCTGCACAATGCCAGTGCGCTGGTCTTCTCGCTCGGCGGCAGCGTGGCCTTCTGA
- a CDS encoding ferritin-like domain-containing protein has protein sequence MSMMEKIEAPAPGPREPVKLGSEAHLRLMCRMLLDTHDPYRPALIEWPVLEEEPRAKIVSLPIWDMAVQTEGRTGLFVKTFGETLTDPLLKAAVDMDAFEESRHKVVLADMVKAYGIALEPEPDYPRPKDPEWAFMRSGYSECIDSFFGFGLFKVAKDTGFFPPALIDTFEPVMREEGRHILFFVNWVAWRRRTMPWWRRPWFEAKVIAVWAFLIWERIDMAKGMGSNTKAQENNFTLNGSKELGVELGFGELAAICLAENDRRLAPYDKRLIRPRFVPGAIRLISRFMRKPKPVTT, from the coding sequence ATGAGCATGATGGAAAAGATCGAAGCGCCGGCACCCGGCCCCCGCGAGCCGGTCAAGCTCGGCTCCGAGGCCCATCTCCGGCTGATGTGCCGGATGCTGCTGGATACCCACGATCCCTATCGCCCGGCGCTGATCGAGTGGCCGGTGCTGGAGGAGGAGCCGCGCGCAAAGATCGTCTCGCTGCCGATCTGGGACATGGCGGTGCAGACCGAGGGCCGCACCGGCCTGTTCGTGAAGACCTTCGGCGAGACGCTGACCGACCCGCTGCTCAAGGCGGCGGTGGACATGGATGCCTTCGAGGAGAGCCGCCACAAGGTGGTGCTCGCCGACATGGTGAAGGCCTATGGCATCGCATTGGAGCCCGAGCCCGATTATCCCCGCCCGAAGGATCCCGAATGGGCATTCATGCGATCCGGCTATTCGGAGTGCATCGACAGCTTCTTCGGCTTCGGCCTGTTCAAGGTCGCCAAGGATACCGGCTTCTTCCCGCCCGCGCTGATCGACACGTTCGAGCCGGTGATGCGCGAGGAGGGCCGCCACATCCTGTTCTTCGTCAACTGGGTGGCGTGGCGGCGGCGCACCATGCCGTGGTGGCGCCGGCCCTGGTTCGAGGCCAAGGTGATCGCGGTGTGGGCATTCCTGATCTGGGAACGGATCGACATGGCCAAGGGCATGGGCAGCAACACCAAGGCGCAGGAGAACAACTTCACGCTCAACGGCTCCAAGGAGCTGGGCGTCGAGCTGGGTTTCGGCGAACTGGCCGCGATCTGCCTGGCCGAGAATGACCGCCGCCTCGCGCCCTACGACAAAAGGCTCATCCGTCCGCGCTTTGTGCCGGGCGCGATCCGGCTTATCAGCCGCTTCATGAGAAAGCCGAAACCCGTCACGACATGA
- a CDS encoding lysylphosphatidylglycerol synthase domain-containing protein, with product MKTNIRWPIALATIVGLAAAIWAIGRIGLSGLVDAAMRLGPGGFLLFCVASLGLTLVLGAAWLVSMPGQPLRRIGLFSFARLAREGANDLLPFSQVGGLVVGARALTGMGLPKARTYAAMVVDLSTEMASQIAFTLFGLIVLGSLLLEGNRHHVAPLAWIGGGLMLATTAAFIFLQRPMLKLAVALAGKVLPDGASVSLDRLRVELDDIYRRRSAVALSFLFNLAGWIVAAALAALALRLMGQPLPLWRVAALESLIFAIRGAAFLIPGAIGVQEAAYLLLAQAVGLDPQVAVALSLVKRARDVVLGVPALLIWQGLEMRPRKAAASH from the coding sequence ATGAAGACCAACATCCGCTGGCCGATCGCGCTGGCCACCATCGTCGGGCTGGCCGCCGCGATCTGGGCGATCGGCCGCATCGGGCTGTCCGGGCTGGTCGATGCCGCGATGCGGCTCGGGCCGGGCGGCTTCCTGCTGTTCTGCGTCGCCAGCCTGGGACTGACTTTGGTGCTGGGCGCGGCCTGGCTGGTCTCGATGCCGGGGCAGCCGCTGCGCCGGATCGGGCTATTCTCCTTCGCCCGGCTGGCCCGCGAGGGCGCCAACGACCTGCTGCCGTTCAGCCAGGTCGGCGGGCTGGTGGTCGGCGCGCGGGCGCTGACCGGCATGGGCCTGCCCAAGGCGCGGACCTATGCGGCGATGGTGGTCGATCTCTCGACCGAAATGGCCAGCCAGATCGCCTTCACCCTGTTCGGCCTGATCGTGCTCGGATCCTTGCTGCTCGAGGGCAACCGCCACCATGTCGCGCCGCTGGCGTGGATCGGCGGCGGGCTGATGCTGGCGACCACCGCCGCCTTCATCTTTCTCCAGCGGCCGATGCTCAAGCTGGCGGTAGCGCTGGCCGGCAAGGTGCTGCCCGACGGCGCCTCGGTCTCGCTCGATCGGCTGCGCGTCGAGCTCGACGACATCTACCGCCGCCGCAGCGCGGTCGCTTTGTCCTTCCTGTTCAACCTCGCCGGCTGGATCGTGGCGGCGGCGCTCGCCGCGCTGGCGCTCCGGCTGATGGGCCAGCCGCTGCCGCTGTGGCGGGTGGCGGCGCTCGAAAGCCTGATCTTCGCGATCCGCGGCGCCGCCTTCCTCATCCCCGGCGCGATCGGCGTGCAGGAGGCGGCCTATCTGCTGCTGGCGCAGGCGGTCGGCCTCGATCCGCAGGTCGCGGTGGCGCTGTCGCTGGTCAAGCGCGCGCGCGATGTGGTGCTGGGCGTGCCCGCGCTGCTGATCTGGCAGGGGCTGGAGATGCGCCCGCGCAAGGCCGCCGCCAGCCATTGA
- a CDS encoding acyl-CoA dehydrogenase C-terminal domain-containing protein translates to MQIYDAPLRDMRFVLHELFEDDGFGGLQKFEEFTPDLLDAVLEEANKVAKDVLLPLNASGDLEGCTYENGVVRTPKGFKQAYDSFRAGGWASLASDPAWGGQGLPETVNKLVEEMICAANVSFSLYPGLTHGATTAIEGHASDELKQAYLPKMVSAEWSGTMCLTESHCGTDLGLLRTKADPQADGSYKITGSKIFISAGDHDLTDNVIHLVLARLPDAPKGVKGISLFLVPKFLPNADGSIGPRNGVSVAGIEHKMGLKASATCQINFDDATGWIVGQPGKGMAAMFTMMNTERVSVGVQGLGINEIAYQSAVAYAKERLQGRSLSGVKNPDGPADPIIVHPDVRRMLMTMRAYAEGCRALGQWCSRALDAEKHSDDPEVKRRATDFVALMTPVVKALFTDFGSEAANLAVQTYGGHGYIREHGVEQFVRDARIAQIYEGTNGVQALDLVGRKLPDRMGANLRPFFHAVSNLCEDMAGEQDKALKAFTGGLQQAFGALQLSTATIAQKGMKDPEEAGAAATDYLRLMGLVGIGYTFLKAAKIASTKLAAGAGDDEGFYKAKIATASFFFDRILPQATAMFLAIKSGKRSLMALPAEAF, encoded by the coding sequence ATGCAAATCTACGACGCCCCGCTGCGCGACATGCGCTTCGTGCTCCACGAGCTGTTCGAGGATGACGGCTTCGGCGGCCTCCAGAAGTTCGAGGAGTTCACCCCCGACCTGCTCGACGCGGTGCTGGAGGAGGCCAACAAGGTCGCCAAGGACGTGCTGCTGCCGCTGAACGCCTCGGGCGATCTCGAAGGCTGCACCTACGAGAATGGCGTGGTCCGCACCCCCAAGGGCTTCAAGCAGGCCTATGACAGCTTCCGCGCGGGCGGCTGGGCGTCGCTCGCCTCCGATCCCGCATGGGGCGGGCAGGGCCTGCCGGAGACGGTGAACAAGCTGGTCGAGGAGATGATCTGCGCGGCCAACGTGTCGTTCAGCCTCTATCCCGGCCTCACCCACGGCGCGACCACCGCGATCGAGGGCCATGCCTCCGACGAGCTCAAGCAGGCCTATCTGCCCAAGATGGTCAGCGCCGAATGGTCGGGCACGATGTGCCTCACCGAATCGCATTGCGGCACCGATCTCGGCCTGCTGCGCACCAAGGCCGATCCGCAGGCCGACGGCAGCTACAAGATCACCGGCTCGAAGATCTTCATCTCGGCCGGCGACCATGACCTGACCGACAATGTGATCCACCTCGTCCTCGCCCGCTTGCCGGATGCGCCCAAGGGGGTGAAGGGGATCAGCCTGTTCCTGGTGCCCAAATTCCTGCCCAACGCCGACGGTTCGATCGGCCCGCGCAACGGCGTCTCGGTCGCTGGTATCGAGCACAAGATGGGGCTGAAGGCCTCGGCCACCTGCCAGATCAACTTCGACGATGCGACCGGCTGGATCGTCGGCCAGCCCGGCAAGGGCATGGCCGCGATGTTCACGATGATGAACACCGAGCGCGTCTCGGTCGGCGTGCAGGGCCTCGGCATCAACGAGATCGCCTACCAGTCGGCCGTCGCCTACGCCAAGGAGCGGCTGCAGGGGCGTTCGCTGTCCGGCGTCAAGAATCCGGACGGCCCGGCCGATCCGATCATCGTCCACCCGGACGTGCGGCGGATGCTGATGACGATGCGCGCCTATGCCGAAGGCTGCCGCGCGCTCGGCCAATGGTGCTCGCGCGCGCTCGACGCCGAGAAGCATAGCGACGATCCCGAGGTGAAGCGCCGCGCCACCGATTTCGTCGCGCTGATGACCCCGGTGGTGAAGGCGTTGTTCACCGATTTCGGTTCCGAGGCCGCCAACCTCGCCGTGCAGACCTATGGCGGCCACGGCTATATCCGCGAGCATGGCGTCGAGCAGTTCGTCCGCGATGCCCGCATCGCCCAGATCTACGAGGGCACCAACGGCGTGCAGGCGCTCGATCTGGTCGGGCGCAAGCTGCCGGACCGGATGGGCGCCAACCTCCGCCCCTTCTTCCACGCCGTCTCCAATCTCTGCGAGGATATGGCGGGCGAGCAGGACAAGGCGCTGAAGGCGTTCACCGGCGGCCTCCAGCAGGCGTTCGGCGCGCTCCAGCTGTCGACCGCGACGATCGCGCAGAAGGGCATGAAGGATCCCGAGGAGGCGGGCGCCGCCGCCACCGACTATCTGCGCCTGATGGGGCTGGTCGGCATCGGCTACACCTTCCTCAAGGCGGCGAAGATCGCGTCGACGAAGCTGGCGGCCGGCGCCGGCGACGACGAGGGCTTCTACAAGGCCAAGATCGCCACCGCCTCCTTCTTCTTCGATCGCATCCTGCCGCAGGCGACGGCGATGTTCCTCGCGATCAAGTCGGGCAAGCGCTCGCTGATGGCGTTGCCCGCCGAAGCCTTCTGA
- a CDS encoding DUF2147 domain-containing protein translates to MLSTLFAALLAAQSSAPSPDSVIGTWHSPTKNGVIAIQHCGSSICGTLENGDDIRAHPDAKDVNNKDAAQRGRTLKGLTMLSGFAKDGDVWTGGKVYNPNDGGTYSGKITPVDADTLKLRGCIIWPACKTETWTRIR, encoded by the coding sequence ATGCTTTCGACGCTTTTCGCGGCGCTGCTCGCCGCCCAATCCAGTGCTCCGTCACCCGATTCGGTGATCGGCACCTGGCATTCCCCCACCAAGAACGGCGTCATCGCCATCCAGCATTGCGGGTCTTCGATCTGCGGCACGCTGGAGAATGGCGACGACATCCGCGCGCATCCGGATGCCAAGGACGTCAACAACAAGGATGCGGCCCAGCGCGGCCGGACCCTCAAGGGGCTGACCATGCTGAGCGGCTTCGCGAAGGACGGCGACGTGTGGACCGGCGGCAAGGTCTACAACCCCAATGACGGCGGCACCTACAGCGGCAAGATCACGCCGGTCGACGCCGACACGCTGAAGCTCAGGGGCTGCATCATCTGGCCGGCGTGCAAGACCGAAACATGGACCCGTATTCGCTAA
- a CDS encoding thiolase family protein has product MTDVVIAGYARSPFHLANKGALARVRPDDLAAQTIRGLLDKTGVDPAEIEDIVLGCAFPEGEQGLNVARLIGLLADLPLQVGGVTINRFCGSSMSSIHYAMGQIAIGAGEAFICAGVESMTRIPMGGFNPMPSPELYAKRPGAYMGMGETAENVAEKYQITRADQEALAVKSQQKAAAARSAGKFADEIIPIKTKSGDVTEDGTIRPETTAEALAGLKPAFDKDGSVTAGTSSPLTDGASAVLVTSAAFAAQHGLKVLAKIRSVGIMGCAPETMGLGPIGASRKALERAGITADQLDVVEINEAFASQAIACIKDLGLKDETINIDGGAIAIGHPLGATGARIVGKAAALLEREGGHYALATQCIGGGQGIATVLERA; this is encoded by the coding sequence ATGACCGACGTCGTGATCGCGGGCTACGCCCGTTCGCCCTTCCACCTCGCGAACAAGGGCGCGCTGGCCCGTGTCCGCCCCGACGATCTCGCCGCCCAGACGATCCGCGGGCTGCTCGACAAGACCGGGGTGGACCCCGCCGAGATCGAGGACATCGTGCTCGGCTGTGCCTTCCCCGAAGGCGAACAGGGTCTCAACGTCGCACGGCTGATCGGGTTGCTGGCCGATCTGCCGCTCCAGGTCGGCGGGGTGACGATCAACCGCTTCTGCGGCTCGTCGATGAGCTCGATCCATTATGCGATGGGCCAGATCGCGATCGGCGCGGGCGAGGCCTTCATCTGCGCCGGCGTCGAATCGATGACCCGCATCCCGATGGGCGGCTTCAACCCGATGCCGAGCCCCGAGCTCTACGCCAAGCGCCCCGGCGCTTACATGGGCATGGGCGAGACCGCCGAGAACGTCGCCGAGAAATACCAGATCACCCGCGCCGACCAGGAGGCGCTGGCGGTAAAGAGCCAGCAGAAGGCCGCCGCCGCGCGCTCGGCCGGCAAGTTCGCCGACGAGATCATCCCGATCAAGACCAAAAGCGGCGACGTCACCGAGGACGGCACGATCCGCCCCGAGACCACCGCCGAAGCTTTGGCGGGGCTCAAGCCCGCCTTCGACAAGGATGGCAGCGTCACCGCCGGCACCTCCTCGCCGCTGACCGACGGCGCGTCCGCGGTGCTCGTCACCTCCGCCGCCTTCGCCGCCCAGCATGGCCTCAAGGTGCTCGCCAAGATCCGCTCGGTCGGCATCATGGGCTGCGCGCCCGAGACGATGGGCCTCGGCCCGATCGGCGCCAGCCGCAAGGCGCTCGAGCGCGCCGGCATCACCGCCGACCAGCTCGACGTGGTCGAGATCAACGAGGCGTTCGCCAGCCAGGCGATCGCCTGCATCAAGGATCTCGGCCTCAAGGACGAGACGATCAACATCGACGGCGGCGCGATCGCGATCGGCCACCCGCTCGGCGCGACCGGCGCGCGCATCGTCGGCAAGGCAGCGGCGCTGCTGGAACGCGAGGGCGGCCATTATGCGCTCGCCACCCAGTGCATCGGTGGCGGGCAGGGCATCGCCACGGTGCTGGAGCGCGCATAA
- a CDS encoding 3-hydroxyacyl-CoA dehydrogenase/enoyl-CoA hydratase family protein — MVGQNPANGIQKVCVIGSGTMGAGIAAQVANAGVPVLLLDIVPKDGNDRDAIAKGAVAKMLKTDPAPFMSKKAAKLVETGNIEDHLDKAGECDWIVEAIVERLDIKQALYEKLEAVKKPGAAVSSNTSTIPLGHLVEGRSDQFKRDFLITHFFNPPRYMRLLEIVAGPQTDADLVAKVEAFADRAMGKRVIRTHDTPGFIANRLGTYWLAVAINAAMDLGVTVEEADQIGGAPMGVPKTGIFGLVDLVGVDLMPLLSKSLADTLPKGDPYFDTIRPMPLVEKMIADGFTGRKGKGGFYKLDKGKDGSRTKMALDLATGEYRPENKPGKLPSGADRDLAKLVTLPGKTGAYAWAILGPVLSYAAMLVGEAADDIVAIDDAMKLGYNWKFGPFELIDRLGPGQLSARLTAEGKPVPAFLKAAGDQPFYRVENGKRQYLTADGSYRDVQRAAGVVLLEDIKRGAEPLLKNGSAALWDVGDGVVALEFTSKMNAFDEDIIKLIQQAIPLVKANYKALVIYNEGSNFSAGANLGLALFAVNIAAWSEIEKLIAGGQAAFKALKYAPFPVVAAPAGLALGGGCEICLNADAIQAHAETYIGLVECGVGLVPGWGGNGEMLDRAARAKMMPKGPMPPLAKVFQTVSTATVAKSAAEAREQLFLRESDGITMNRDRLLADAKAKALALVDGYAPPEPPVFKLAGASGRTGLNMAVRDFQKKGMATAYDGVVSDRLAQVLTGGDADVVDVVTEDQLLKLERKLFLESMKDARTQARVETMLTTGKPLRN, encoded by the coding sequence ATGGTCGGCCAAAATCCAGCCAACGGCATCCAGAAGGTCTGCGTCATCGGCTCCGGCACGATGGGTGCAGGCATCGCCGCACAGGTCGCCAATGCCGGCGTGCCGGTGCTCCTGCTCGATATCGTGCCGAAGGACGGCAACGACCGCGACGCCATCGCCAAGGGCGCGGTCGCCAAGATGCTCAAGACCGATCCGGCGCCGTTCATGTCCAAGAAGGCGGCGAAGCTGGTCGAGACCGGCAATATCGAGGATCATCTCGACAAGGCGGGCGAATGCGACTGGATCGTCGAGGCGATCGTCGAGCGGCTCGACATCAAACAGGCGCTCTATGAGAAGCTGGAAGCGGTGAAGAAGCCCGGCGCGGCGGTGTCGTCCAACACCTCGACCATCCCGCTCGGCCATCTCGTCGAGGGCCGGTCGGACCAGTTCAAGCGCGACTTCCTGATCACCCATTTCTTCAACCCGCCGCGCTACATGCGGCTGCTGGAGATCGTCGCGGGGCCGCAGACCGACGCCGATCTGGTCGCCAAGGTCGAGGCCTTTGCCGATCGCGCGATGGGCAAGCGGGTGATCCGCACCCATGACACGCCGGGCTTCATCGCCAACCGGCTCGGCACCTACTGGCTGGCGGTGGCGATCAACGCGGCGATGGACCTCGGCGTCACCGTCGAGGAGGCCGACCAGATCGGCGGCGCGCCGATGGGCGTGCCCAAGACCGGCATCTTCGGCCTGGTCGATCTCGTCGGCGTCGACCTGATGCCGCTGTTGTCGAAGAGCCTGGCCGACACGCTGCCGAAGGGCGATCCCTATTTCGACACGATCCGGCCGATGCCGCTGGTCGAGAAGATGATTGCGGACGGGTTTACCGGCCGCAAGGGCAAGGGCGGCTTCTACAAGCTCGACAAGGGCAAGGACGGGTCGCGCACCAAGATGGCGCTCGATCTCGCCACCGGCGAATACCGGCCCGAGAACAAGCCCGGCAAGCTGCCGTCCGGCGCCGATCGCGATCTCGCGAAGCTGGTGACGCTGCCCGGCAAGACCGGCGCCTATGCCTGGGCGATCCTCGGCCCGGTGCTGTCCTATGCGGCGATGCTGGTCGGCGAGGCGGCGGACGATATCGTCGCGATCGATGACGCGATGAAGCTCGGCTACAACTGGAAGTTCGGGCCGTTCGAGCTGATCGACCGGCTCGGGCCGGGTCAGCTCTCCGCACGCCTGACGGCCGAGGGCAAGCCGGTGCCGGCCTTCCTCAAGGCGGCGGGCGACCAGCCTTTCTACCGGGTCGAGAACGGCAAGCGGCAGTATCTCACCGCCGACGGTTCCTATCGCGACGTCCAGCGTGCCGCGGGCGTGGTGCTGCTGGAGGATATCAAGCGCGGCGCCGAGCCTCTGCTGAAAAATGGTTCGGCGGCGCTGTGGGATGTCGGCGACGGCGTGGTCGCGCTCGAGTTCACCAGCAAGATGAACGCTTTCGACGAGGACATCATCAAGCTGATCCAGCAGGCGATCCCGCTGGTGAAGGCGAACTACAAGGCGCTGGTGATCTACAATGAGGGATCGAACTTCTCGGCCGGCGCCAATCTCGGCCTCGCGCTGTTCGCGGTCAATATCGCGGCGTGGAGCGAGATCGAGAAGCTGATCGCCGGCGGCCAGGCGGCGTTCAAGGCGCTCAAATATGCGCCCTTCCCGGTGGTCGCTGCGCCTGCGGGACTGGCGCTCGGCGGCGGCTGCGAGATATGCCTCAACGCGGACGCCATCCAGGCCCATGCCGAAACCTATATCGGCCTCGTCGAATGCGGGGTCGGGCTGGTGCCGGGCTGGGGCGGCAATGGCGAGATGCTCGATCGCGCCGCCAGGGCCAAGATGATGCCCAAGGGGCCGATGCCGCCGCTCGCCAAGGTGTTCCAGACCGTGTCGACCGCGACCGTCGCCAAATCGGCCGCCGAGGCCAGGGAGCAGCTGTTCCTGCGCGAGAGCGACGGCATCACCATGAACCGCGATCGCCTGCTCGCCGATGCCAAGGCCAAGGCGCTGGCGCTGGTCGACGGCTATGCGCCGCCCGAGCCGCCGGTGTTCAAGCTGGCTGGCGCGAGCGGCCGCACCGGCCTCAACATGGCGGTGCGCGACTTCCAGAAGAAGGGCATGGCGACCGCCTATGACGGCGTCGTCTCCGATCGGCTGGCGCAGGTGCTCACCGGCGGCGATGCCGACGTGGTGGACGTCGTCACCGAGGACCAGCTGCTCAAGCTGGAGCGCAAGCTGTTCCTCGAAAGCATGAAGGACGCGCGCACCCAGGCGCGGGTGGAGACGATGCTCACCACCGGCAAACCGTTGCGCAACTGA